The sequence AGGAACGTCCGCTTGGGATCCGCAGAGGAGACGACGGCCTTGGCGGCAATCACGCGACCCCCCGGGAGGCGGACGCCCGTGACCCGTCCGTGGTGGGTCAATATTCGTTCGACCCCGGTGTTCAGCCGGATGTCCACGCCATGGGCAAGCGCCGCCTTGGCCAGCGCACTCGGGATCTCGCCCATTCCTCCCACCGTGAACCCCCAGGCGCCCGCGACGCCGTCCACGTTCCCAAGGAGGTTGTGGCTCAAGGTGAAGGCCGTGCACGGGGTCGACGGACCGGCGAAGTGTCCGATGATGCTCTGGTTCGCGAGAGCCGTCTTCACCTCGGGCGATTCGAAGAACTCGTCGAGGAGTTCCTTAGCGCTGAAGAACAGGAGGCGCCGGAGCAGTTCCTCGGCATCCGCGCCGCGCATGAGGCCGGCGAGGTCCGCGATGGGGACGGGCGCGGAGAGCAGCATGGGTTCGATGAGCTCGTACAACGAATCCCAGAATGCCGCATACTTCCGATATCCCTCGGCATCCTTCGTCGAGAACCGAGCGATTTCCTTGCACGTCCGCTCGACGTCGCTCCACAGGAGAAGGTAGCGCCCGTCCGGGAACGGGCAGAACGCCTGGGGATCGAACGCGATCTGCCGCAACCCGTACTTCGTGAGGCCGAGGTCTTCGATGATCTGGGGGCGGAACAGGCCCGAGACGTAGGCCGCGGCGTTCACCTTGAAACCGGGTGCGATCTCGTCGGTGACGCAGGCGCCGCCGACACGGTCCGACCGTTCCACGACGACGACCCGGAGGCCCGCCTTCGCCAGGTAGTTCGCCGCGACGAGGCCGTTGTGACCCGCGCCGATGACCACCGCGTCGTACGATGCGATCCCACCGCCTCCCGGGCGCTCGGGCAAACCGGGAGGGGTATCTCAAGGTTTGCCGGTCAGGTAAGTGCCAAAAGACTTTCCACCCCTCGGGAAGTCCCGGTGCACCGCTCGGCGGG comes from Thermoplasmata archaeon and encodes:
- a CDS encoding NAD(P)/FAD-dependent oxidoreductase, producing the protein MPERPGGGGIASYDAVVIGAGHNGLVAANYLAKAGLRVVVVERSDRVGGACVTDEIAPGFKVNAAAYVSGLFRPQIIEDLGLTKYGLRQIAFDPQAFCPFPDGRYLLLWSDVERTCKEIARFSTKDAEGYRKYAAFWDSLYELIEPMLLSAPVPIADLAGLMRGADAEELLRRLLFFSAKELLDEFFESPEVKTALANQSIIGHFAGPSTPCTAFTLSHNLLGNVDGVAGAWGFTVGGMGEIPSALAKAALAHGVDIRLNTGVERILTHHGRVTGVRLPGGRVIAAKAVVSSADPKRTFLSLVDPDALPPEFLRAVQNIKIHGAAMKVNCALSELPDWKALPGGSGLQHRGSTYICPSIEYAEAAFEDAKRGIPSQSPWMEAVTQSVLDPSVAPPGRHTLSIYVQYTPYRLLSDSWDDLRDSYADRVIETLAEYAPNVPRAVVARQILTPLDLERRFGLTEAHQAHGEMGPDQSFSFRPVPGWSNYRMPVRGLYLCGAGTHPGGGVMGAPGYNGAHAVLEDWNRLKE